One genomic segment of Novisyntrophococcus fermenticellae includes these proteins:
- a CDS encoding tyrosine-type recombinase/integrase, with product MARPKRKDKTRTVLRTGELQRSDGSYQYSWTDENHKRRYVYSKTLEALRIKEEAIEKDKSDGIKAEARYVTLDDLYELWKDLKRGLKNNTFENYKYIYETFVRRQIGSKRVSTFLKSDIKRFYNYLVDERGLKPATVDGVHNILHQIFDMAVDDNYIRNNPTNNVLRELKKAHCFKTEKRRGLTRPEQELFMDYLKNSNTAVYWYPVFAVMLGTGLRVGEVTGLRWCDIDLEDGIIDVNHTLVYYDHRTSEGKKGCYFNVNTPKTEAGNRQVPMLDFVKEAFVMEKQRQELLGVHCEATIDGYTDFIFLNRFGQPQHQSTLNKAIRRIIRDCNDEQFLKTENPEVLLPHFSCHSLRHTFTTRMCEAGVNIKVIQDTLGHKDITTTLNIYTDVTKELKRTEFDGLDKYFNNSIA from the coding sequence GTGGCAAGACCAAAACGAAAAGATAAAACAAGGACAGTTCTTCGCACGGGAGAACTTCAAAGAAGTGATGGAAGTTATCAGTACAGTTGGACTGATGAAAACCATAAAAGAAGATATGTCTATTCAAAAACGCTTGAAGCACTCAGGATTAAAGAGGAAGCGATTGAGAAAGACAAAAGTGATGGCATAAAAGCGGAAGCACGATATGTTACACTCGATGATTTATATGAGTTATGGAAAGACCTGAAGAGAGGATTGAAAAACAACACTTTTGAGAATTACAAATATATTTATGAAACCTTTGTACGTCGGCAAATCGGTTCTAAGAGAGTCTCAACATTTTTGAAATCAGATATTAAGAGATTTTATAATTATCTGGTTGACGAGCGAGGATTGAAACCTGCAACAGTTGATGGTGTCCACAACATTCTTCATCAGATATTTGATATGGCGGTTGATGATAACTATATCAGAAACAATCCGACAAATAATGTTTTGAGGGAATTGAAAAAAGCTCATTGCTTCAAGACAGAGAAACGCAGGGGACTTACTCGACCTGAACAGGAATTGTTTATGGATTATCTGAAGAACTCTAATACAGCAGTGTATTGGTATCCAGTGTTTGCAGTAATGCTTGGAACGGGATTAAGAGTTGGAGAAGTTACAGGACTCAGATGGTGTGATATTGATTTGGAAGATGGAATTATAGATGTTAATCACACGTTGGTTTATTATGACCACAGAACTTCTGAAGGAAAAAAGGGCTGCTATTTCAATGTGAATACTCCAAAGACAGAAGCCGGAAATAGACAAGTTCCGATGCTCGATTTTGTTAAAGAAGCATTTGTTATGGAAAAACAACGACAAGAACTGCTAGGGGTTCACTGCGAAGCAACCATAGATGGATATACAGATTTTATATTTCTCAATCGTTTCGGACAGCCACAACATCAATCGACTTTGAATAAGGCAATCCGACGCATTATCCGTGATTGCAATGATGAGCAGTTTTTGAAAACAGAAAATCCAGAAGTGCTTTTACCGCATTTTAGTTGTCATTCGCTCAGACATACATTTACAACGAGAATGTGTGAAGCAGGTGTAAATATAAAAGTTATTCAGGATACACTCGGACATAAGGATATAACAACAACCTTAAATATCTATACTGATGTAACAAAGGAACTAAAAAGAACCGAGTTTGATGGACTGGATAAATATTTTAATAATTCAATAGCGTAG
- a CDS encoding excisionase: MNVDFADKEMIAYRESLIEKKKEQPFWKKKCLSVNETAAYTGIGRGKIRELMKRKDCNFMTTDGYQVYVIIDKFVKFLNSRNEI; the protein is encoded by the coding sequence ATGAATGTGGATTTTGCAGATAAAGAAATGATTGCTTATCGGGAAAGCCTTATAGAAAAGAAAAAAGAGCAGCCATTTTGGAAAAAGAAATGTTTGTCGGTAAACGAAACAGCCGCTTATACAGGCATCGGAAGGGGAAAAATACGAGAGTTAATGAAAAGGAAAGACTGCAATTTTATGACGACAGACGGTTATCAGGTGTATGTCATCATCGACAAATTTGTGAAATTTTTAAATAGCAGGAATGAAATATAG
- a CDS encoding excisionase: protein MSNPVKKERLEVPIWHKPYLTIDEATAYTGIGREKLREMTRFADCPFVLWVGKRRMIKRELFDEYIEKMYEI, encoded by the coding sequence GTGAGTAATCCAGTAAAAAAAGAAAGATTAGAAGTACCGATATGGCATAAGCCGTATCTGACCATTGATGAAGCTACTGCCTATACTGGCATTGGCAGAGAAAAACTTCGTGAAATGACAAGGTTTGCTGACTGTCCATTTGTGTTATGGGTGGGAAAACGCCGAATGATAAAGAGAGAATTGTTTGATGAGTACATTGAAAAAATGTATGAGATTTAG
- a CDS encoding excisionase codes for MNNEKDETIYNVPLWEKVMLTIDEAAAYTGVGSRKIRQLTDNERCPFVLWNGSKRLIKREEFVEFIKKQYSI; via the coding sequence ATGAACAACGAAAAAGATGAAACAATCTATAATGTCCCACTTTGGGAAAAAGTAATGCTTACAATTGATGAAGCCGCTGCTTATACAGGTGTTGGAAGCAGGAAAATCAGACAGCTTACTGATAATGAAAGATGTCCGTTCGTTTTATGGAATGGCTCAAAGCGACTTATCAAGAGAGAAGAATTTGTTGAATTTATAAAAAAACAGTATTCGATATGA
- a CDS encoding excisionase, which produces MSNSSIKKQSYNVPLWHKPNLSIEEASIYSNIGTGKLYEMTEKQDCPFVLWIGSRRMIKRKIFEEYIANQYSI; this is translated from the coding sequence ATGTCTAATAGCAGTATAAAGAAGCAGAGTTATAATGTGCCGCTTTGGCATAAGCCTAATTTGTCGATTGAAGAAGCATCTATATATTCCAATATTGGAACAGGAAAACTTTATGAAATGACGGAAAAGCAAGATTGCCCGTTTGTACTTTGGATAGGAAGCCGACGAATGATAAAGCGAAAAATTTTTGAGGAATATATTGCAAATCAGTATTCAATTTAA
- a CDS encoding type II toxin-antitoxin system PemK/MazF family toxin: MKEKMICRGDLFYYDFGDNSGSVQSGERPVLVVQADDYNQNAPTIIVTAVTSVIKKRYLPSHIILGEEFGLKKPSMVLLEQIRTVNREDLRDYIGTVDDDKLFRQINATLKKTFGLWVYKPEGKENIRCLCPKCLNDYIHNPDYIVRRLDPFAKRKDRCDKCDGDGWDYVVTDRYSSKKEKRCKNV, translated from the coding sequence ATGAAAGAAAAAATGATTTGTCGTGGGGATTTATTCTACTATGACTTTGGAGATAACAGTGGTTCAGTACAAAGCGGAGAGCGTCCGGTGCTTGTCGTTCAGGCGGACGATTATAACCAGAATGCTCCGACGATTATTGTTACGGCAGTTACAAGTGTAATCAAGAAAAGATATTTGCCATCGCACATTATTCTCGGCGAGGAGTTTGGGCTGAAGAAACCGTCAATGGTTCTTCTGGAGCAGATACGGACAGTCAATAGAGAGGATTTGCGTGACTACATAGGTACGGTAGATGACGATAAACTTTTCAGACAGATAAATGCAACTTTGAAAAAGACTTTTGGACTTTGGGTTTACAAGCCGGAGGGGAAAGAAAATATTCGCTGTCTATGTCCGAAGTGCCTGAATGATTACATTCACAATCCAGATTATATCGTAAGGCGACTCGACCCATTTGCAAAGCGAAAAGACAGATGTGATAAGTGTGATGGGGATGGTTGGGATTATGTTGTTACCGACAGATATTCGTCAAAGAAAGAAAAGAGGTGCAAGAATGTCTAA
- a CDS encoding sigma-70 family RNA polymerase sigma factor gives MTNKLTLTEQEELFAKDCKLINLKYEYSGYTGDERWAIITELSVKELWEKYPLVIERYSPFVHLSIAQGEVIDDANRNEDKYAKRSSRTLDCYGYDDEMSSQFHKELAIMFDDPFERAEEERVELEREELRQCEIRKARIALSMLQPLQRERLMKNVCCGLSSRAIAKQEGVYYSSVDKSIAAAKKNFIKFYENL, from the coding sequence ATGACAAACAAACTTACATTAACAGAACAAGAAGAATTATTTGCAAAGGATTGTAAACTGATAAACCTTAAATACGAATATAGCGGTTATACCGGAGATGAAAGATGGGCGATTATTACGGAATTGTCTGTAAAAGAGCTGTGGGAGAAGTATCCCCTTGTTATAGAAAGATATTCTCCGTTTGTTCATCTTTCCATTGCACAGGGAGAGGTAATTGACGATGCAAACCGAAATGAGGACAAGTATGCAAAGAGAAGCAGTCGCACACTTGACTGCTATGGATATGACGATGAAATGTCCTCACAATTCCATAAAGAACTTGCCATTATGTTTGATGACCCATTTGAAAGAGCAGAGGAAGAAAGAGTTGAACTGGAAAGAGAAGAATTGCGTCAGTGTGAAATCAGGAAAGCAAGAATAGCACTTTCAATGTTACAGCCACTTCAAAGGGAACGTCTTATGAAGAATGTATGCTGCGGTCTGAGTTCCAGAGCGATTGCAAAGCAGGAGGGAGTATATTACAGCTCCGTGGATAAGTCCATTGCAGCGGCAAAGAAAAACTTTATCAAATTTTATGAAAATCTCTGA
- a CDS encoding ImmA/IrrE family metallo-endopeptidase, whose translation MSIYMSRAELEEISEGLITAYANKFSNRVIQSIDIEHFITEFLMLRIEYASFAEDDAGRIGFLADGATPLLVHQDGKIIPFVFPKDTIVLDKFLLAEKEQGRRRFTMAHEASHHILSKMYAMPSEGRFHAEYDSERSYSKEELAQMFASVEWQADTMGASLLMPRRIIENALAKYNQSNAIKVYGDNTITSKDKAVIRRMAAYIGVSYTALVIRLRDMGLFEYHNILEYISNELNLGGVSQ comes from the coding sequence TTGAGTATTTATATGTCAAGAGCCGAGTTGGAAGAAATCAGCGAAGGCTTGATAACAGCTTATGCTAATAAGTTTAGCAATCGAGTGATTCAATCCATCGACATAGAACATTTCATTACAGAATTTCTTATGTTACGAATTGAATACGCTTCTTTCGCAGAAGATGATGCAGGCAGGATTGGTTTTCTGGCAGATGGAGCAACACCACTGCTGGTACATCAGGACGGAAAAATTATTCCCTTTGTTTTCCCGAAAGATACCATCGTACTTGATAAATTTCTTCTTGCTGAAAAAGAGCAGGGACGTCGCAGGTTTACAATGGCACACGAAGCGTCACATCATATCTTGAGTAAGATGTATGCAATGCCGAGTGAAGGACGCTTTCATGCAGAGTATGACAGTGAGCGTAGTTATTCCAAAGAGGAACTGGCTCAGATGTTTGCGTCTGTTGAGTGGCAGGCAGATACAATGGGAGCTTCGCTTCTTATGCCGAGAAGAATTATTGAAAATGCCTTGGCGAAATATAATCAGTCAAATGCGATAAAAGTTTATGGCGATAATACCATTACTTCAAAGGATAAAGCAGTTATCCGCAGAATGGCAGCTTATATCGGAGTATCTTATACAGCCTTGGTTATCAGATTGAGAGATATGGGACTATTTGAGTATCACAATATCCTTGAGTACATTTCCAATGAGTTAAATCTGGGAGGTGTTTCGCAATGA
- the lexA gene encoding transcriptional repressor LexA — MSEIKKYIEDYYLQNRQSPSTTKIAEAVGIARGTAYKYLVEMAENNMIEYNGQEIRTNVTRKYSGEQTQTPIVGSIPCGSPQYEEENIEEYVSLPTAIFGKGDFFILRASGQSMIEAGIDDGDLVVVKKQVEANEGDIVVALVDNQNTLKRYFRDDENKKIILHPENKKMKDIIVDECCIQGVACHIIKEL; from the coding sequence ATGAGTGAGATAAAAAAGTATATCGAGGATTATTACCTGCAAAACAGACAATCCCCATCGACTACAAAGATTGCTGAAGCGGTTGGCATTGCCAGAGGTACAGCATATAAATACTTGGTAGAGATGGCTGAGAATAATATGATTGAGTACAACGGGCAGGAGATTCGCACCAATGTGACCCGTAAGTACAGTGGCGAACAGACACAGACACCGATTGTAGGTTCTATTCCTTGTGGCAGTCCTCAGTATGAGGAAGAAAATATTGAAGAATATGTATCACTTCCTACTGCTATTTTCGGCAAAGGAGATTTCTTTATATTAAGAGCAAGCGGTCAGTCTATGATTGAAGCAGGGATTGATGATGGCGACCTTGTGGTTGTCAAAAAGCAGGTAGAAGCCAATGAGGGCGATATAGTAGTTGCCCTTGTGGATAATCAGAATACATTGAAACGCTACTTCCGAGATGATGAGAATAAGAAAATCATTCTCCACCCGGAAAATAAGAAGATGAAAGACATCATTGTAGATGAGTGCTGCATTCAGGGTGTGGCTTGTCACATCATCAAAGAACTATAA
- a CDS encoding zinc ribbon domain-containing protein → MDTKQVILELRTQKGMSQDELAEKVFVSRQAVSRWENGETVPNTETLKLLSKVLDVSINTLLGSPRKLICQCCGMPLEDDDIIGHNHDGSFNEDYCKWCYADGTYTYNDMDDLIEVCVKNMVSENFTEEQARSYMKELLPTLDYWKKYDELSDNGQFEEFKKKLINEINELNVDGMPKVEKLNALVGKYVNLEYQLPNGQAVKFLNEAKTYLGNQLECEYGGDRCFGVVADMDFILICTYEEDGKNPELVLYKKR, encoded by the coding sequence ATGGATACAAAACAGGTTATACTTGAACTTCGCACTCAAAAGGGAATGTCGCAGGATGAGCTTGCAGAAAAAGTTTTTGTAAGTCGTCAGGCAGTTTCACGTTGGGAAAACGGAGAAACAGTTCCGAATACGGAAACATTGAAATTGCTGTCAAAAGTATTAGATGTTTCCATAAATACACTTTTAGGCTCACCGAGAAAGCTTATTTGTCAATGCTGCGGAATGCCGCTTGAAGATGATGATATTATCGGACACAATCACGACGGTTCTTTCAACGAGGACTATTGTAAGTGGTGTTATGCCGATGGAACATATACTTACAATGATATGGACGATTTGATTGAAGTTTGTGTTAAGAATATGGTAAGCGAGAATTTCACGGAGGAACAAGCCCGTTCTTATATGAAAGAGCTGCTTCCTACTTTGGATTACTGGAAGAAATATGATGAGCTTAGTGATAACGGTCAGTTTGAAGAATTCAAGAAAAAGTTAATCAATGAAATTAACGAATTGAATGTTGACGGAATGCCAAAGGTGGAGAAACTGAATGCACTTGTCGGAAAGTATGTAAATCTTGAGTACCAGCTTCCGAATGGGCAAGCGGTTAAGTTTTTGAATGAGGCAAAGACATATCTTGGCAATCAGCTTGAATGTGAATACGGCGGCGATAGATGTTTCGGCGTTGTTGCAGATATGGATTTTATTCTTATTTGCACTTATGAAGAAGACGGTAAAAATCCGGAACTTGTATTGTATAAGAAAAGATGA
- a CDS encoding helix-turn-helix transcriptional regulator, producing METKPRILYLKKILEERTDEEHPLSTTQLINILNDEYGISAHRTTVTKDIAALQEFGMDIVTIHSTQSKYFVASRKFELPELKLLIDAVESSKFITKKKSETLIEKIHTMTSPGQVAKLKRNNYVVNRIKPDNEQIYYIIDAINDAINAGKQISFQYYDYTGLKKKVLKNKGEVYKLSPYKLLWCGDYYYVLGYSEKKSKVINFRVDRIASKPEILDKDIIPMPDDFDIENYTKEVFFMFSGEKVLVDLRCDNSLMKTMVDRFGEDVTTLAYDMTSFRVQTEVSASPTFFGWVFGFNGKVQILAPESVKEQYRQMIAQADEGMQEKGNKEQEI from the coding sequence ATGGAAACAAAGCCAAGAATATTATACTTAAAGAAAATATTAGAGGAACGAACGGACGAGGAACATCCGCTTTCGACGACGCAGCTAATCAATATATTGAATGATGAATACGGAATATCTGCACATAGAACGACGGTCACAAAAGACATTGCAGCACTTCAGGAGTTTGGAATGGACATTGTTACTATCCACTCTACTCAGAGCAAATACTTTGTAGCCAGCCGCAAGTTTGAATTGCCGGAATTGAAACTGCTGATAGATGCAGTGGAGTCATCGAAGTTCATTACAAAGAAGAAAAGCGAAACTCTGATTGAGAAGATACATACGATGACCAGCCCGGGGCAGGTGGCAAAGTTGAAGCGTAATAACTATGTGGTCAATCGAATTAAGCCGGATAATGAGCAGATATATTACATCATCGACGCTATAAATGACGCCATCAACGCAGGTAAACAGATTTCTTTCCAGTATTATGATTATACCGGATTAAAGAAAAAGGTTCTGAAGAATAAGGGCGAGGTATATAAGCTGAGTCCGTATAAACTTCTCTGGTGTGGGGACTATTATTATGTTCTCGGATATTCTGAGAAGAAAAGCAAGGTTATCAATTTCAGGGTAGACCGTATTGCTTCCAAGCCGGAGATATTGGATAAAGATATTATTCCTATGCCTGATGATTTTGATATTGAGAATTACACAAAGGAAGTTTTCTTTATGTTTTCAGGCGAAAAAGTCCTTGTGGATTTACGATGTGATAACAGCTTGATGAAAACAATGGTTGACCGTTTCGGAGAAGATGTGACAACCCTTGCGTATGATATGACTTCTTTCAGGGTACAGACCGAAGTATCAGCCAGTCCGACCTTTTTCGGGTGGGTGTTTGGCTTTAATGGCAAGGTACAGATACTTGCACCGGAAAGTGTAAAAGAACAGTACAGACAGATGATTGCACAAGCCGATGAGGGTATGCAGGAAAAAGGAAACAAAGAACAGGAAATTTAA
- a CDS encoding AAA family ATPase, with protein MNQGRIIVITGAPGTGKTTTASAVAKESDLEKSVHMHTDDFYHYLSKGAIPPHLPESNEQNLIVIEAFLEAAKRYARGGYDVIVDGIVGPWFLEPWLNIVQEHYEVHYIVLRASKEETMKRAIERSKLDRETNIELVETMWKQFSNLGIYELNVIDTTTHSIKDTVSAVKEKIVSGTALLF; from the coding sequence ATGAATCAAGGTAGAATTATTGTAATCACAGGTGCGCCGGGGACAGGAAAAACTACAACGGCATCTGCTGTTGCAAAAGAATCAGATTTGGAAAAGTCTGTGCATATGCACACAGATGACTTTTATCATTATTTGAGTAAAGGGGCAATACCACCGCATTTGCCAGAATCAAATGAGCAAAATTTGATTGTCATTGAAGCGTTTTTAGAAGCTGCGAAGCGATATGCTCGTGGTGGATATGATGTAATTGTAGATGGTATTGTAGGACCGTGGTTTTTAGAGCCGTGGCTCAACATTGTTCAAGAGCATTATGAAGTACACTATATCGTTTTAAGGGCAAGTAAAGAAGAAACTATGAAGCGAGCTATCGAACGCTCAAAGTTAGACAGAGAAACAAATATTGAATTAGTTGAAACAATGTGGAAGCAATTTTCCAATTTAGGAATCTATGAATTAAATGTTATAGATACAACTACGCATTCAATCAAAGATACTGTTTCAGCAGTAAAAGAAAAAATAGTAAGCGGTACGGCTTTACTATTTTAG
- a CDS encoding LPS biosynthesis protein produces the protein MKIEGNQKELDAMVEFHKGNRVEGLRLQEEFAAEFRKEYKDKDHCPCLKSCRYHGNCKECVAIHRAHQEHVPNCMRPLINKKLKLMSELTEHTLANEIEAPHEILRK, from the coding sequence ATGAAGATTGAAGGGAACCAGAAAGAACTGGATGCAATGGTAGAATTTCATAAGGGAAACCGTGTCGAGGGGTTGAGACTGCAAGAAGAATTTGCAGCGGAATTTCGTAAGGAGTATAAAGACAAAGATCACTGTCCTTGCCTGAAATCCTGTCGTTATCACGGAAACTGTAAGGAATGTGTAGCAATCCACAGAGCGCATCAGGAACATGTTCCTAATTGTATGCGACCATTGATTAATAAAAAATTGAAATTGATGTCAGAATTAACAGAGCATACCTTGGCAAATGAAATAGAAGCTCCACATGAAATTTTAAGAAAATAG
- a CDS encoding HD domain-containing protein, whose protein sequence is MFKEKIIIEMKEVFKEIPFGIEHTLKVLKNAEDIMKGENIGEEEKEFISIIAILHDIGAVEAQKKYGSIDGVYQEKEGPEVAKEILKKVGYNKNIDRICFIIGNHHTPSKIDGLDFQIQWEADLLENLTVIDKEKEQEKIKKCIDENFKTNTGKRIAYNRFILD, encoded by the coding sequence ATGTTTAAAGAAAAAATTATTATAGAGATGAAAGAAGTATTCAAAGAAATTCCTTTTGGCATAGAGCACACTCTCAAAGTTTTGAAAAATGCAGAAGATATAATGAAAGGAGAAAATATCGGAGAGGAAGAAAAAGAATTCATCAGTATTATTGCTATACTACATGATATTGGTGCGGTTGAAGCACAAAAAAAATACGGTTCTATTGATGGTGTCTATCAAGAAAAGGAAGGACCAGAAGTAGCGAAAGAAATATTAAAAAAGGTAGGCTATAACAAAAATATTGATAGAATATGCTTTATAATAGGCAACCATCATACTCCATCTAAAATTGATGGACTTGATTTTCAAATACAATGGGAAGCTGATTTGCTTGAAAATTTAACGGTTATTGATAAAGAAAAAGAACAGGAAAAGATAAAAAAGTGTATAGATGAAAACTTTAAAACAAACACAGGAAAAAGGATAGCTTATAATCGCTTTATTTTAGATTAG
- a CDS encoding class I SAM-dependent methyltransferase, with protein MSRSQQGLAGAGEWETLRKLLPDFKDKRVLDLGCGYGWHCIYAMEHGASSVVGVDISHKMLEVAKEKTHFPQVEYKCCAIEDVEFPEESFDVILSSLAFHYVADYEILVKKIYRILKSGGKLVFTVEHPVFTAYGTQDWYYNEKGEILHFPVDNYYYEGKRTAVFLGEKVTKFHRTLTTYLNTLLSNGFIINHIVEPQPPEYMMDIPGMQDEMRRPMMLIVSANKKVDR; from the coding sequence ATGAGTCGCTCACAGCAGGGACTAGCCGGTGCAGGAGAATGGGAAACATTGAGAAAGCTGCTGCCGGATTTTAAAGATAAGCGTGTGCTTGATTTAGGATGCGGCTATGGATGGCACTGTATTTATGCGATGGAACACGGAGCGTCTTCTGTTGTAGGTGTTGATATTTCTCATAAAATGCTCGAGGTAGCCAAAGAAAAAACACATTTTCCACAGGTTGAATATAAATGCTGTGCTATAGAAGATGTGGAATTCCCAGAGGAGAGTTTTGATGTAATATTAAGTTCACTTGCGTTTCACTATGTAGCAGATTATGAGATTTTAGTAAAAAAGATATATAGAATACTGAAGTCTGGTGGTAAGCTAGTTTTTACGGTTGAACATCCTGTTTTTACTGCCTATGGAACACAAGACTGGTATTATAACGAAAAAGGAGAAATACTGCATTTTCCGGTGGATAATTATTATTATGAGGGCAAACGAACAGCTGTGTTTTTGGGAGAAAAGGTTACAAAATTTCATAGAACACTGACCACATATCTAAATACACTGCTTTCAAATGGTTTTATAATAAATCATATTGTGGAGCCGCAGCCGCCGGAATACATGATGGATATTCCGGGGATGCAGGATGAAATGCGCCGTCCCATGATGCTGATTGTATCGGCGAACAAAAAAGTGGATAGATAG
- a CDS encoding Y-family DNA polymerase, whose product MTKQKTYIAIDLKSFYASVECKERNRDPLTTNLVVADKSRTEKTICLAVSPSLKSYGIPGRPRLFEVVQKVKEVNNTRRWKAPNHTFEGSSDDSTELNANPALEIDYIVAPPRMAYYLEYSTKIYSVYLKYIAPEDIFPYSIDEVFIDATKYLNTYQMTARELTMTMIQDVLKTTGITATAGIGTNMYLCKIAMDIVAKHIELDKDGVRIAELDEMSYRRKLWSHRPITDFWRVGNGYAKKLEEHGLYTMGDIARCSIGKPNELYNEELLYKLFGINAELLIDHAWGYEPCTMEQVKAYKPETNSVSSGQVLHCPYDYEKAKLIVKEMTDQMVLDLVDKGLVTDQLVLTIGYDIENLSNPNLKYQYQYKGEVTIDRYGRKVPKHAHGTANLEKKTSSTRLITNAVMDLYDRIVDEHLLVRRITITANKLVDEKSVKQEDEYQQLDLFTDYEAQRKKQAEEEEKLERERRMQEAMLSIKKKFGKNAVLKGMNLEEGATAKDRNEQIGGHKA is encoded by the coding sequence ATGACAAAGCAAAAGACCTATATCGCAATCGACCTTAAATCATTCTATGCTTCTGTGGAGTGTAAAGAACGAAATCGTGACCCATTGACAACAAATCTTGTGGTTGCAGATAAGAGCAGGACAGAGAAAACAATCTGCCTTGCGGTATCTCCGTCATTGAAAAGTTATGGGATACCCGGCAGACCACGCTTGTTTGAGGTCGTGCAAAAGGTAAAAGAAGTTAATAATACACGAAGGTGGAAAGCACCAAATCATACATTTGAGGGTTCGTCTGATGACAGTACAGAATTAAATGCGAATCCGGCATTAGAGATTGATTATATCGTTGCACCACCTCGTATGGCATACTATCTGGAGTACAGTACCAAGATTTACAGTGTTTACTTGAAATACATTGCTCCGGAAGATATTTTCCCGTACTCGATTGATGAAGTATTTATAGATGCAACAAAGTATCTGAATACCTATCAGATGACCGCAAGGGAACTTACCATGACGATGATACAGGATGTTTTGAAAACGACTGGAATCACAGCAACAGCCGGAATCGGCACGAATATGTACTTGTGTAAGATTGCGATGGATATTGTGGCAAAGCATATTGAGCTGGATAAGGACGGTGTGCGAATTGCTGAACTTGATGAAATGTCATATCGCCGGAAATTGTGGAGTCATCGCCCGATAACCGATTTCTGGAGAGTCGGAAATGGTTATGCGAAGAAGTTAGAGGAACACGGACTTTATACAATGGGCGATATTGCAAGATGTTCTATCGGAAAGCCGAATGAACTGTATAACGAGGAATTGCTGTACAAGCTGTTCGGTATCAATGCGGAACTGCTCATAGACCACGCTTGGGGATATGAGCCTTGCACAATGGAACAGGTCAAAGCATATAAGCCGGAAACAAACAGTGTATCTTCCGGTCAGGTGTTGCACTGTCCATATGATTACGAAAAGGCAAAGTTGATTGTAAAAGAAATGACCGACCAAATGGTGCTTGATTTGGTGGATAAAGGACTTGTAACTGACCAGCTTGTGTTGACAATCGGCTATGATATTGAGAATTTAAGTAATCCGAACTTAAAATATCAATATCAATACAAAGGCGAGGTTACGATTGACCGATATGGACGCAAAGTTCCAAAGCACGCACACGGAACAGCGAATCTTGAGAAAAAGACTTCCTCTACTCGATTGATTACCAACGCCGTGATGGACTTGTATGACAGGATAGTTGACGAGCATTTGCTTGTACGCAGAATAACAATCACAGCGAATAAACTTGTTGATGAAAAATCCGTCAAGCAGGAAGATGAATACCAGCAGCTCGACCTCTTTACCGATTACGAAGCACAGAGGAAGAAGCAGGCGGAGGAAGAAGAAAAATTAGAACGGGAAAGGCGTATGCAAGAAGCAATGCTGAGTATCAAAAAGAAGTTTGGCAAGAATGCTGTGTTGAAGGGAATGAACCTTGAAGAAGGTGCAACCGCCAAAGACCGAAACGAGCAAATCGGCGGTCATAAGGCTTAA